In the genome of Pseudomonas sp. P5_109, one region contains:
- the rplX gene encoding 50S ribosomal protein L24, whose translation MQKIRRDDEIIVIAGKDKGKRGKVLKVLANNRLVIGGLNLVKRHTKPNPMSGVQGGIVEKEAPLDASNVAIFNGETNKADRVGFKVEDGKKIRVFKSTQKAVDA comes from the coding sequence ATGCAAAAGATTCGTCGTGACGACGAGATCATCGTGATCGCCGGCAAAGACAAAGGTAAGCGCGGTAAGGTGCTTAAGGTTCTCGCTAACAACCGTCTGGTTATTGGTGGTCTGAACCTGGTCAAGCGTCATACCAAGCCTAACCCGATGTCGGGCGTGCAGGGCGGTATCGTCGAAAAAGAAGCTCCACTGGATGCTTCTAACGTCGCCATTTTCAACGGCGAAACCAACAAGGCTGACCGCGTTGGTTTCAAAGTAGAAGACGGCAAGAAAATTCGTGTCTTCAAGTCGACCCAAAAAGCGGTTGATGCTTGA
- the rplN gene encoding 50S ribosomal protein L14, translating to MIQTQSMLDVADNSGARRVMCIKVLGGSHRRYAGIGDIIKVTVKEAIPRGKVKKGQVMTAVVVRTRHGVRRADGSIIRFDGNAAVLLNNKQEPIGTRIFGPVTRELRTEKFMKIVSLAPEVL from the coding sequence ATGATTCAGACTCAATCCATGCTCGATGTGGCCGATAACAGCGGCGCTCGCCGCGTTATGTGCATCAAGGTGCTGGGTGGCTCCCATCGTCGTTACGCTGGTATCGGTGACATCATCAAAGTTACCGTGAAGGAAGCAATTCCTCGCGGTAAAGTGAAAAAAGGCCAAGTGATGACTGCTGTTGTAGTCCGCACTCGTCACGGCGTACGTCGTGCTGATGGCTCCATTATCCGCTTTGATGGCAACGCTGCTGTTCTTCTGAACAACAAGCAAGAGCCGATCGGCACCCGTATCTTTGGGCCAGTGACCCGTGAACTCCGTACTGAGAAGTTCATGAAGATCGTCTCGCTCGCCCCAGAAGTGCTGTAA
- the rpsQ gene encoding 30S ribosomal protein S17 has product MAEAEKTVRTLTGRVVSDKMDKTITVLIERRVKHPIYGKYVKRSTKLHAHDETNQCHIGDKVTIRETRPLAKTKSWALVDVLERAVEV; this is encoded by the coding sequence ATGGCTGAAGCCGAAAAAACTGTCCGTACGCTGACTGGCCGTGTTGTCAGCGACAAGATGGACAAAACCATCACCGTTCTGATCGAGCGTCGCGTTAAGCACCCGATCTACGGTAAATACGTTAAGCGTTCGACTAAGCTGCACGCGCACGACGAAACCAATCAGTGCCACATCGGCGACAAAGTCACTATTCGTGAAACTCGTCCTTTGGCCAAGACCAAGTCTTGGGCGCTGGTTGATGTTCTCGAACGCGCTGTGGAAGTCTAA
- the rpmC gene encoding 50S ribosomal protein L29: MKANELREKSAQQLNEQLLGLLRDQFNLRMQKATGQLGQSHLLSQVKRDIARVKTVLNQQAGK; this comes from the coding sequence ATGAAAGCGAATGAACTTCGTGAAAAATCCGCACAGCAGCTGAACGAGCAACTGCTCGGCTTGCTGCGCGACCAGTTCAATCTGCGTATGCAGAAAGCAACTGGCCAGTTGGGGCAGTCTCATCTGCTCTCGCAAGTTAAGCGTGACATCGCTCGCGTGAAGACTGTGCTCAACCAGCAGGCAGGTAAGTAA
- the rplP gene encoding 50S ribosomal protein L16 translates to MLQPKRTKFRKQMTGHNRGLALRGSKVSFGEFALKSVARGRLTARQIESARRALTRHVKRGGKIWIRVFPDKPISKKPLEVRMGKGKGNVEYWVAQIQPGKVLYEIEGVSEELAREAFALAAAKLPLATSFVKRTVM, encoded by the coding sequence ATGTTGCAACCAAAGCGTACGAAGTTCCGCAAGCAAATGACTGGTCACAACCGTGGCCTGGCATTGCGCGGTAGCAAAGTCAGCTTCGGCGAGTTCGCGCTGAAGTCTGTTGCTCGTGGTCGTCTCACCGCTCGTCAGATCGAGTCAGCGCGTCGTGCTCTGACCCGTCACGTAAAACGTGGCGGCAAGATCTGGATCCGTGTATTCCCGGACAAGCCTATTTCCAAGAAGCCACTCGAAGTTCGGATGGGTAAAGGTAAGGGTAACGTCGAATACTGGGTTGCCCAGATTCAGCCAGGCAAAGTCCTGTATGAAATCGAGGGTGTTTCTGAAGAGCTGGCGCGTGAGGCTTTCGCCCTGGCTGCTGCAAAGCTGCCGCTCGCCACCTCCTTTGTTAAACGGACGGTGATGTGA
- the rpsC gene encoding 30S ribosomal protein S3: MGQKVHPIGIRLGIVKEHTSVWYADGRTYADYLLADLNVREYLQDKLKSASVSRIDIHRPAQTARITIHTARPGIVIGKKGEDVEKLRQDLTKQMGVPVHINIEEIRKPELDGMLVAQSVAQQLERRVMFRRAMKRAVQNAMRIGAKGIKIQVSGRLGGAEIARTEWYREGRVPLHTLRADIDYANYEAHTTYGVIGVKVWIFKGEVIGGRQEELKPQAPAPRKKAAK, translated from the coding sequence ATGGGTCAGAAAGTACATCCCATTGGCATTCGCCTGGGAATCGTCAAGGAGCACACCTCCGTCTGGTACGCAGACGGTCGGACTTATGCGGACTATTTGCTCGCAGATCTGAATGTGCGTGAGTACCTCCAAGACAAACTAAAAAGCGCGTCCGTAAGCCGTATCGATATCCATCGTCCGGCCCAAACTGCACGCATCACCATCCACACCGCTCGTCCAGGTATCGTTATCGGGAAGAAAGGTGAAGATGTTGAGAAACTGCGTCAGGACCTGACCAAGCAAATGGGTGTGCCTGTGCACATCAATATCGAAGAGATCCGCAAGCCGGAACTCGACGGTATGCTGGTTGCGCAGAGCGTAGCTCAGCAGCTGGAGCGTCGCGTAATGTTCCGTCGCGCTATGAAGCGCGCTGTACAGAACGCAATGCGCATTGGTGCCAAAGGCATCAAAATCCAAGTGAGCGGTCGTCTCGGCGGTGCTGAAATCGCACGTACTGAATGGTATCGCGAAGGTCGTGTGCCATTGCACACCCTGCGTGCCGACATCGACTATGCCAACTACGAAGCTCACACCACTTACGGTGTGATCGGTGTAAAGGTTTGGATCTTCAAAGGCGAAGTAATTGGTGGTCGCCAAGAAGAACTGAAACCACAAGCACCAGCGCCTCGTAAAAAAGCTGCTAAGTAA
- the rplV gene encoding 50S ribosomal protein L22, translated as MEVAAKLSGARISAQKARLVADQIRGKKVGEALNLLAFSSKKAAEIMKKVLESAVANAEHNEGADVDDLKVSTVFVNEGRSLKRIMPRAKGRADRIVKRSCHITVKVADK; from the coding sequence ATGGAAGTAGCCGCTAAGTTGTCGGGCGCTCGAATCTCCGCCCAGAAAGCCCGCTTGGTCGCCGACCAGATCCGCGGGAAGAAGGTGGGCGAAGCGCTCAACCTGTTGGCTTTCAGCAGTAAGAAAGCCGCCGAGATCATGAAGAAAGTGCTGGAGTCGGCCGTAGCCAACGCCGAGCATAACGAAGGCGCAGACGTTGATGACCTGAAGGTCAGCACTGTTTTCGTCAACGAAGGGCGTTCGCTGAAGCGCATCATGCCACGTGCCAAAGGCCGTGCTGATCGCATCGTCAAGCGGTCTTGCCATATCACTGTCAAGGTTGCTGACAAGTAA
- the rpsS gene encoding 30S ribosomal protein S19 gives MPRSLKKGPFIDLHLLKKIEVAAEKNDRKPVKTWSRRSMILPQMVGLTIAVHNGRQHVPVLVNEDMVGHKLGEFAGTRTYRGHVADKKAKR, from the coding sequence GTGCCACGTTCTCTGAAAAAAGGTCCTTTTATCGATCTTCACCTACTGAAGAAGATCGAAGTGGCGGCGGAAAAGAACGATCGCAAACCGGTGAAAACCTGGTCGCGTCGTTCGATGATCCTGCCACAAATGGTCGGTCTGACCATCGCAGTACACAACGGTCGTCAGCACGTCCCAGTTCTCGTGAACGAAGACATGGTCGGCCACAAACTGGGCGAGTTCGCCGGTACCCGCACTTATCGCGGGCACGTGGCTGACAAGAAAGCCAAGCGTTAA
- the rplB gene encoding 50S ribosomal protein L2 → MAIVKCKPTSPGRRFVVKVVNQELHKGAPHAPLLEKKSKTGGRNNNGRITTRHIGGGHKQHYRMVDFRRNDKDGIVATVERIEYDPNRTAHIALLCYADGERRYIIAPKGVSAGDTLIAGALAPIKPGNALQLRNIPVGSTVHGIELKPGKGAQIARSAGASAQLIAREGVYVTLRLRSGEMRKVLAECRATLGEVSNSEHSLRSLGKAGAKRWRGVRPTVRGVAMNPVDHPHGGGEGRTSGGRHPVSPWGFPTKGAKTRGNKRTDKMIVRRRK, encoded by the coding sequence ATGGCAATCGTTAAATGCAAACCGACTTCCCCTGGCCGCCGTTTTGTGGTCAAGGTGGTCAACCAGGAGCTGCATAAAGGCGCTCCTCACGCACCGCTGCTCGAGAAGAAGTCGAAGACTGGTGGTCGTAACAACAATGGCCGTATTACCACTCGTCACATCGGTGGTGGTCATAAGCAGCATTACCGTATGGTCGATTTCCGTCGCAACGACAAAGATGGCATCGTCGCCACTGTCGAGCGTATCGAATACGATCCAAACCGTACTGCTCACATCGCACTGCTCTGCTACGCAGACGGCGAGCGCCGCTACATCATCGCCCCTAAAGGCGTGAGTGCTGGCGACACGCTGATCGCGGGCGCTCTGGCTCCAATCAAGCCAGGCAACGCTCTGCAACTGCGCAACATTCCAGTCGGTTCTACCGTACACGGCATCGAACTGAAGCCAGGTAAAGGCGCACAGATCGCTCGTTCCGCTGGTGCTTCGGCTCAGCTGATCGCTCGTGAAGGCGTGTACGTTACCCTGCGTCTGCGTTCCGGTGAAATGCGTAAAGTCCTGGCTGAATGCCGTGCGACCCTGGGCGAAGTCTCGAACTCCGAGCACAGCCTGCGTTCGCTGGGTAAAGCTGGTGCCAAACGCTGGCGTGGCGTTCGCCCAACCGTTCGTGGTGTTGCCATGAACCCGGTTGACCACCCACATGGTGGTGGTGAAGGTCGTACCTCTGGTGGTCGTCATCCGGTATCGCCATGGGGCTTCCCGACTAAGGGCGCGAAGACTCGTGGTAATAAGCGTACCGACAAAATGATCGTCCGTCGTCGCAAGTAA
- the rplW gene encoding 50S ribosomal protein L23: MNQERVFKVLLGPHVSEKATVLADKKGQFVFKVATDATKLEIKKAVESLFSVKVERVTTLNVLGKSKRTARGLGKRNDWKKAVISLQPGQDLDFSSSAE; this comes from the coding sequence ATGAACCAGGAACGCGTATTTAAAGTTCTGCTTGGCCCGCACGTTTCCGAGAAGGCTACGGTTCTGGCAGACAAGAAAGGCCAGTTCGTTTTCAAGGTTGCTACTGATGCAACCAAGCTGGAAATCAAGAAGGCCGTCGAAAGCCTGTTCAGCGTGAAAGTAGAGCGTGTTACTACCCTGAACGTTCTGGGTAAGAGCAAGCGCACTGCTCGCGGTCTGGGCAAGCGTAATGACTGGAAGAAGGCAGTTATCTCCCTTCAGCCAGGCCAAGATCTCGATTTCAGCAGCAGTGCTGAGTAA
- the rplD gene encoding 50S ribosomal protein L4: MQLNVNDAQAIEVSELTFGGEFNETLVHQAVVAYMAGGRQGSKQQKTRSDVRGGGKRPWRQKGTGRARAGTIRSPIWRGGGTTFAARPQDHSQKLNKKMYRAAMRSILAELVRTDRLVVVQDFAVETPKTKDLLGKLNNMSLTDVLIVSDAVDQNLYLAARNLPHVDVRDVQGSDPVSLIAYDKVLITVSAVKKFEELLG, from the coding sequence ATGCAATTAAATGTAAATGACGCTCAAGCGATCGAAGTTTCCGAACTGACATTTGGCGGCGAATTCAACGAGACGCTGGTTCACCAAGCAGTCGTAGCCTACATGGCTGGCGGTCGTCAGGGTTCCAAGCAGCAAAAGACCCGTTCCGACGTTCGTGGTGGCGGTAAGCGCCCATGGCGTCAGAAAGGTACTGGCCGTGCTCGTGCCGGTACTATCCGTAGCCCAATCTGGCGTGGCGGCGGTACCACTTTCGCAGCTCGTCCTCAGGATCACTCCCAGAAGCTGAACAAGAAGATGTATCGCGCAGCAATGCGTTCCATCCTTGCTGAGCTGGTGCGTACTGATCGTCTGGTCGTGGTTCAGGATTTCGCCGTTGAAACGCCGAAAACCAAAGACCTGCTGGGCAAACTGAACAACATGAGCCTGACCGACGTTCTGATCGTGTCCGACGCTGTTGATCAGAACCTGTACCTGGCTGCTCGTAACCTGCCACACGTAGATGTACGTGACGTGCAAGGTTCCGATCCAGTTAGTCTGATCGCATACGACAAGGTGTTGATCACCGTGTCGGCCGTGAAGAAATTCGAGGAGCTGCTGGGATGA
- the rplC gene encoding 50S ribosomal protein L3, with protein sequence MTIGVVGRKCGMTRIFTEEGVSIPVTVIEIEPNRVTQFKTEETDGYRAVQVTVGERRASRVTAAQAGHFAKANVAAGRTVMEFRLEEGEYQAGDLINAEIFAAGQLVDVTGQSKGKGFQGTIKRWNFRGQDNTHGNSVSHRVPGSIGQCQTPGRVFKGKKMSGHMGAERVTVQSLEVVRVDAERNLLLVKGAVPGATGGNLVVRPAAKARG encoded by the coding sequence ATGACTATTGGTGTAGTCGGTCGTAAATGCGGTATGACCCGTATTTTCACCGAAGAAGGTGTCTCCATTCCGGTCACGGTCATTGAGATCGAACCGAATCGCGTCACCCAGTTCAAAACTGAAGAGACCGATGGCTATCGTGCAGTGCAAGTCACTGTCGGCGAGCGTCGTGCTTCGCGTGTAACAGCAGCTCAGGCTGGCCACTTCGCTAAAGCGAACGTTGCCGCTGGTCGTACCGTAATGGAATTCCGCCTTGAAGAAGGCGAGTACCAGGCCGGCGATCTGATCAACGCTGAAATCTTCGCCGCTGGTCAACTGGTTGATGTAACCGGTCAGTCCAAGGGTAAAGGCTTCCAGGGTACGATCAAGCGTTGGAATTTCCGCGGGCAAGATAACACCCACGGTAACTCCGTATCCCACCGCGTTCCAGGCTCTATCGGCCAGTGCCAGACTCCTGGTCGTGTATTCAAGGGCAAAAAAATGTCCGGTCATATGGGCGCTGAGCGCGTGACCGTGCAGTCCCTCGAAGTAGTGCGCGTGGACGCTGAACGCAATCTGTTGTTGGTCAAGGGCGCTGTTCCTGGCGCTACTGGCGGCAACTTGGTTGTACGTCCAGCAGCCAAGGCTCGCGGTTAA
- the rpsJ gene encoding 30S ribosomal protein S10 has translation MQNQQIRIRLKAFDHRLIDQSTQEIVETAKRTGAQVRGPIPLPTRKERFTVLVSPHVNKDARDQYEIRTHKRVLDIVQPTDKTVDALMKLDLAAGVEVQISLG, from the coding sequence ATGCAAAATCAGCAAATCCGTATCAGGTTGAAGGCTTTCGACCATCGCCTGATCGACCAATCAACCCAGGAAATCGTGGAAACCGCGAAACGTACTGGTGCTCAAGTGCGTGGTCCAATTCCACTGCCTACCCGTAAAGAGCGGTTCACCGTTCTGGTCTCCCCGCACGTCAACAAAGACGCGCGTGACCAGTACGAGATCCGTACTCATAAGCGCGTTCTGGACATCGTCCAGCCAACGGATAAAACCGTTGATGCTCTTATGAAGCTTGATCTTGCGGCCGGTGTGGAAGTGCAGATCAGCCTCGGCTAA
- the tuf gene encoding elongation factor Tu produces MAKEKFDRSLPHVNVGTIGHVDHGKTTLTAALTRVCSEVFGSAIVDFDKIDSAPEEKARGITINTAHVEYNSKIRHYAHVDCPGHADYVKNMITGAAQMDGAILVCSAADGPMPQTREHILLSRQVGVPYIVVFLNKADLVDDAELLELVEMEVRDLLSTYDFPGDDTPIIIGSARMALEGKDDNEMGTTAVRKLVETLDSYIPEPERAIDKPFLMPIEDVFSISGRGTVVTGRIERGIVRVQDALEIVGLRDTTTTTCTGVEMFRKLLDEGRAGENCGVLLRGTKRDDVERGQVLVKPGSVKPHTKFTAEVYVLSKEEGGRHTPFFKGYRPQFYFRTTDVTGNCQLPEGVEMVMPGDNIQMEVTLIKTIAMEDGLRFAIREGGRTVGAGVVAKIIE; encoded by the coding sequence GTGGCTAAAGAAAAATTTGATCGTTCCCTACCGCACGTCAACGTTGGCACCATCGGTCACGTTGACCACGGTAAAACCACTCTGACCGCAGCTCTGACTCGCGTTTGCTCCGAAGTTTTCGGTTCCGCAATCGTTGATTTCGATAAAATCGACAGCGCTCCAGAAGAAAAAGCTCGTGGTATCACCATCAACACCGCGCACGTCGAGTACAACTCGAAGATCCGTCACTACGCTCACGTTGACTGCCCAGGTCACGCTGACTATGTGAAGAACATGATCACCGGTGCTGCCCAGATGGACGGCGCGATCCTGGTTTGCTCGGCCGCTGATGGTCCGATGCCACAAACCCGTGAACACATCCTGCTGTCCCGTCAGGTAGGCGTTCCGTACATCGTGGTTTTCCTGAACAAGGCTGACCTGGTAGACGACGCTGAGCTGCTGGAACTGGTCGAGATGGAAGTTCGCGACCTGCTGTCCACCTACGACTTCCCGGGCGATGACACTCCAATCATCATCGGTTCGGCTCGTATGGCGCTGGAAGGCAAAGACGACAACGAAATGGGCACCACTGCCGTTCGTAAACTGGTTGAAACCCTGGACAGCTACATCCCAGAACCAGAGCGTGCTATCGACAAGCCATTCCTGATGCCAATCGAAGACGTATTCTCGATCTCGGGTCGTGGTACTGTTGTGACTGGTCGTATCGAGCGCGGTATCGTTCGCGTTCAAGATGCACTGGAAATCGTTGGTCTGCGTGACACCACCACCACCACCTGCACCGGTGTTGAAATGTTCCGCAAGCTGCTCGACGAAGGTCGTGCTGGCGAGAACTGCGGCGTTCTGCTGCGTGGTACCAAGCGTGACGACGTTGAGCGTGGCCAGGTTCTGGTTAAGCCAGGTTCGGTTAAGCCGCACACCAAGTTCACCGCAGAAGTTTACGTTCTGAGCAAGGAAGAAGGCGGTCGTCACACTCCGTTCTTCAAAGGCTACCGTCCACAGTTCTACTTCCGTACTACTGACGTGACTGGTAACTGCCAGCTGCCAGAAGGCGTTGAAATGGTAATGCCAGGTGATAACATCCAGATGGAAGTTACCCTGATCAAGACCATCGCAATGGAAGACGGCCTGCGTTTCGCTATCCGTGAAGGCGGTCGTACCGTCGGCGCTGGCGTCGTAGCCAAAATCATCGAGTAA
- the fusA gene encoding elongation factor G — protein MARTTPINRYRNIGIVAHVDAGKTTTTERVLFYTGKSHKMGEVHDGAATTDWMVQEQERGITITSAAITAFWQGSAKQHKDQYRFNVIDTPGHVDFTIEVERSLRVLDGAVVVFCGTSGVEPQSETVWRQANKYGVPRIVYVNKMDRAGANFLRVIAQIKQRLGHTPVPIQLAIGSEDNFQGQIDLMTMEAVYWNDADKGMTPRREAIPAELQELAEEWRNNMVEAAAEASEELMNKYLEGEELTVEEIKGALRQRTIAGEIVLAVCGSSFKNKGVPLVLDAVIDYLPAPTDIPAIKGTDPDDEEKQMERHADDNEPFSALAFKIATDPFVGTLTFVRVYSGVLASGDGVINSVKGKKERVGRMVQMHANAREEIKEVRAGDIAALIGMKDVTTGETLCNADKPIILVRMDFPEPVISVAVEPKTKDDQEKMGIALGKLAQEDPSFRVKTDEETGQTIISGMGELHLDILVDRMRREFNVEANIGKPQVSYRERITKNCEIEGKFVRQSGGRGQFGHCWIRFAPADEGQEGLQFVNEVVGGVVPKEYIPAIQKGIEEQMKNGVVAGYPLIGLKATVFDGSYHDVDSNEMAFKVAASMATKQLAQKGGGELLEPIMAVEVVTPEDYMGDVMGDLNRRRGMILGMEDTVSGKVIRAEVPLGEMFGYATDVRSMSQGRASYSMEFKKYNTAPSHIVETVTKKQG, from the coding sequence ATGGCTCGTACTACACCGATTAATCGCTACCGTAACATTGGTATCGTTGCTCACGTGGATGCTGGTAAAACCACCACCACCGAGCGCGTCCTTTTTTACACGGGCAAAAGCCACAAGATGGGCGAGGTGCATGACGGCGCCGCGACCACAGACTGGATGGTGCAGGAGCAGGAGCGTGGTATTACCATTACTTCTGCTGCTATTACCGCCTTCTGGCAGGGTTCTGCGAAGCAGCACAAGGACCAGTACCGTTTCAACGTCATCGATACCCCGGGCCACGTAGACTTCACTATTGAAGTTGAGCGTTCCCTGCGTGTACTCGACGGCGCGGTCGTTGTGTTCTGTGGTACTTCCGGCGTTGAGCCGCAGTCCGAAACCGTATGGCGTCAAGCCAACAAGTACGGTGTTCCACGTATCGTTTACGTGAACAAGATGGACCGTGCCGGTGCGAACTTCCTGCGCGTGATCGCTCAGATCAAGCAGCGTCTGGGTCACACTCCGGTGCCTATCCAGCTGGCTATCGGTTCCGAAGACAACTTCCAGGGTCAGATCGATCTGATGACCATGGAAGCGGTTTACTGGAACGATGCCGACAAGGGTATGACTCCTCGTCGTGAAGCCATCCCTGCTGAACTGCAGGAACTGGCTGAAGAGTGGCGCAACAACATGGTTGAGGCTGCGGCCGAAGCCAGCGAAGAGCTGATGAACAAGTACCTTGAAGGTGAAGAACTCACCGTCGAGGAAATCAAGGGTGCTCTGCGTCAGCGTACTATCGCTGGTGAGATCGTTCTGGCTGTTTGCGGTTCTTCCTTCAAGAACAAGGGTGTTCCCCTGGTTCTCGACGCCGTTATCGACTACCTGCCGGCTCCAACCGACATTCCTGCCATCAAGGGTACTGACCCGGATGACGAGGAAAAGCAGATGGAGCGTCATGCAGACGACAACGAGCCGTTCTCGGCTCTGGCGTTCAAGATCGCTACCGACCCATTCGTGGGTACCTTGACCTTCGTCCGTGTTTACTCGGGCGTGTTGGCCTCCGGCGACGGCGTGATCAACTCGGTCAAAGGCAAGAAAGAGCGTGTGGGTCGTATGGTGCAGATGCACGCAAACGCCCGCGAAGAGATCAAGGAAGTGCGCGCTGGCGACATCGCGGCCCTGATCGGCATGAAGGACGTCACCACTGGTGAAACCTTGTGCAACGCTGACAAGCCAATCATCCTGGTTCGCATGGACTTCCCGGAGCCGGTTATTTCGGTTGCCGTTGAGCCTAAGACCAAGGATGACCAGGAAAAAATGGGTATCGCTCTGGGCAAACTTGCTCAGGAAGACCCGTCTTTCCGCGTCAAGACTGATGAAGAGACTGGTCAAACGATCATCTCTGGCATGGGCGAGTTGCACCTGGACATCCTGGTTGACCGGATGCGCCGTGAGTTCAACGTCGAAGCCAACATCGGCAAGCCTCAGGTTTCGTATCGTGAGCGCATCACGAAGAATTGCGAAATCGAAGGCAAGTTCGTTCGTCAGTCCGGCGGTCGTGGCCAGTTCGGCCATTGCTGGATCCGTTTTGCTCCTGCTGACGAAGGTCAGGAAGGTCTGCAATTCGTGAACGAAGTAGTGGGTGGTGTGGTTCCTAAGGAATACATCCCGGCTATCCAGAAGGGTATCGAAGAGCAGATGAAGAACGGCGTAGTTGCCGGCTATCCGCTGATCGGCCTGAAGGCTACCGTGTTTGATGGTTCTTACCACGACGTCGACTCGAACGAGATGGCGTTTAAGGTGGCTGCTTCCATGGCGACCAAGCAACTGGCCCAGAAGGGCGGTGGTGAGTTGCTCGAGCCGATCATGGCGGTAGAGGTTGTTACGCCTGAAGACTATATGGGTGACGTGATGGGCGACCTTAACCGTCGTCGCGGCATGATTCTGGGTATGGAAGACACGGTCTCCGGTAAGGTGATCCGTGCTGAAGTTCCGTTGGGCGAGATGTTCGGTTATGCGACCGACGTTCGTTCGATGTCCCAGGGTCGCGCAAGCTACTCTATGGAATTCAAAAAATACAATACAGCTCCGTCGCACATCGTCGAAACTGTAACCAAAAAACAAGGCTGA
- the rpsG gene encoding 30S ribosomal protein S7, translating into MPRRRVAAKREILDDPKYGSQILAKFMNHVMESGKKAVAERIVYGALDTVKARKAGTDPLELFEKALDAIAPLVEVKSRRVGGATYQVPVEVRPSRRNALAMRWLVDYARKRGEKSMALRLAGELLDAAEGKGAAVKKREDVHRMAEANKAFSHYRF; encoded by the coding sequence ATGCCAAGACGTCGCGTAGCAGCCAAGCGTGAGATTCTGGACGATCCGAAATACGGAAGCCAAATCCTCGCCAAATTCATGAACCACGTAATGGAAAGCGGCAAGAAAGCCGTTGCCGAGCGTATCGTTTATGGTGCCCTGGATACCGTGAAGGCTCGTAAGGCCGGAACCGATCCCCTGGAACTCTTCGAAAAAGCACTCGACGCCATCGCTCCGCTGGTCGAAGTGAAGTCGCGCCGCGTTGGTGGTGCTACTTACCAGGTTCCGGTCGAGGTTCGTCCTTCCCGTCGTAACGCTCTGGCAATGCGCTGGTTGGTAGACTACGCCCGCAAGCGCGGCGAGAAGTCTATGGCTCTGCGTTTGGCTGGCGAACTGTTGGACGCTGCCGAAGGTAAAGGTGCTGCAGTTAAGAAGCGTGAAGACGTGCACCGTATGGCTGAAGCCAACAAGGCTTTCTCGCACTACCGCTTCTAA
- the rpsL gene encoding 30S ribosomal protein S12, with protein MATINQLVRQPRKRIVEKSDVPALQNCPQRRGVCTRVYTTTPKKPNSALRKVCRVRLTNGFEVSSYIGGEGHNLQEHSVVLIRGGRVKDLPGVRYHTVRGSLDTSGVKGRNQGRSKYGTKRPK; from the coding sequence ATGGCAACTATCAACCAGCTGGTACGTCAGCCGCGTAAGCGTATCGTCGAGAAATCCGACGTGCCTGCGCTGCAGAACTGCCCGCAACGTCGTGGCGTGTGCACCCGTGTGTACACCACTACGCCGAAAAAACCTAACTCGGCACTGCGTAAAGTATGCCGTGTGCGTCTGACCAACGGTTTCGAGGTTTCCTCGTACATCGGTGGTGAAGGCCACAACCTGCAAGAGCACAGCGTGGTACTGATCCGCGGCGGTCGTGTAAAAGACTTGCCAGGTGTTCGTTACCACACCGTTCGCGGCTCCTTGGATACTTCCGGCGTTAAAGGCCGTAACCAGGGTCGTTCGAAGTACGGTACCAAGCGTCCGAAGTAA